The Chitinivibrio alkaliphilus ACht1 genome includes the window ATCCTCATCCCCCGTATATGTGATTGGGATATTCTGCTCAGCAAACCCACCTATTTCCCGGTTTTGGGCAGAAATATTTAGATTTCCTTCAGTAAAAATCATTTTAATTAACTGATTTTTGCTGTTTGATACAGTAGAAACCCGTTTTATAGCTTCCAAGAGAATAGCTCTTTCCACCTGGGCACGCTTGGAAAACTCATGGGGAATACCCTTTTCATAATCGGGATAGGGTCCTTGAATCATTTTGGTACTTAAGCGAAAATGATCCATATAAAAAACAACATACTTGTCTTGTATAACAAATTCTAAATCTTCGGCATCTTCCAGTTCTGCAATTTTTAATACATTCCCAATACTTTTTGGTGAAAGAATGATAGAAGCATTTGTAGAAAAAGATATATCCGTAAAACTTGCTCCTAAGCGATGTCCATCTGTAGCTACCATACCTGTTCTCTTTTCCTGTATATCCCAAAAAAGACCGCACAGACACCCGCGAGATTCATCTCGAGATACAGCAAAAGATGATTTTGTAAAGAGAGATTTAAATAGCTTCGTGGAAATGGTATTTTTATCGATAAACTCTGTCTCAGGAAAAAGAGGAAATTCACGAAGACCAACCCCCGTTATGGAACAATTAAATCCGCTACCATTTTCTAAATAGAGAACATTGTTTTCAATTGTAAGAGAAATATCATCGTTTCCCATTTCCCTAATAATATCTGTAAATTTTCGAGCATCAACTGCAATCTCAATATCTTCGGTGGTAGAAACAGTTAAAGAAGCCTGAACGAAGTTATCCAAATCAGACGCATAAATAGTTAAAAGCCCTTGTGTCACAGATAGTTTCAGATTGGTTAAAACCTGTAGGGAGGTTCTACTGGGTACAATGGGAAATACCTTTTGTAGGACATCGTAGAGTTTTTTTTGTTTGACTGTCACATTCATAACACCCCCGCTGTAAAATATAATAGTGTATAAAAATATACTTTTACATCTTCTAAAACGGTATAAAGCTGTTCTTTTTCCACGGCCCTTAGTTTTATTTCTTTTTTTGTATTTAAATGTATAATAAATATAAGCATGTTTATACACATGTAAAACCATGTACTTCCGGCATCTATCCTCTTGTTTGAATGGGGAATCTTTTGTTTATGCCTTGTTAATAGACAGTTATTATTTATGTTTTTTTACTTATACACGTTTATACACAATCTCTTTTCATCATTTTGTTGACAAGTCTCTTCTCTTATTTTTTTTACAGTCCTTTCGATGGGAATGCCCACTTTTATATATAATAAGGGTGTGAATACGTATTAATAAACCTTGTATTCACCTGTATATAGTCTTTTTGAAGTTTGTATAACCATGTTTGTAATAATGTATATTAGCATATCAAATTCACATACCGACGGAGCAATTACTCATGCATACTGTAATGTTAGTACTTGCGAATAATGTACTCAGCGGAGATAAAAAAAAGTATCTTTCTCTTTATTTCGAAAGGGTTAGTAAGATAGTATCGCTATTTAAAGTGAGGACTTATGAAAAAATGTTCTGTTGTAATGAGTATTTTGCTTCTTATTCAAGGTGGTATTTTCGGCAATGATGTGGCCGATTTTCTTGGAATGTGGCGAGTTGAAGGTGAAGGGGTCTATTTAACGTTTTTAGATGAAGAACGGGTTGCCTATGATTCTGATGACGAAAGTTTTGCGGGAGAAGGTACCTATTCTTTTACAGATTCAACCCTTACAGCAGCTGTGAATATTGATGATATGGACATGGTAATTATGTATAATTACCGTTTTTCCTCAGACTCGGTTATGAAAGTTCAAACAATTTCTCAAGTAATGAACGGAGATACTATTCAGCATGATGATGAATGGTATCGAGTTGTACATATCGATGAAAAGGATG containing:
- the dnaN gene encoding DNA polymerase III subunit beta → MVLHVYKHAYIYYTFKYKKRNKTKGRGKRTALYRFRRCKSIFLYTIIFYSGGVMNVTVKQKKLYDVLQKVFPIVPSRTSLQVLTNLKLSVTQGLLTIYASDLDNFVQASLTVSTTEDIEIAVDARKFTDIIREMGNDDISLTIENNVLYLENGSGFNCSITGVGLREFPLFPETEFIDKNTISTKLFKSLFTKSSFAVSRDESRGCLCGLFWDIQEKRTGMVATDGHRLGASFTDISFSTNASIILSPKSIGNVLKIAELEDAEDLEFVIQDKYVVFYMDHFRLSTKMIQGPYPDYEKGIPHEFSKRAQVERAILLEAIKRVSTVSNSKNQLIKMIFTEGNLNISAQNREIGGFAEQNIPITYTGDEDLNIGFNSRYLQDILSVMESREIIVNMNNHLKAVTLLPHNSSDTEEGDTSEDIFLIMPLKIFE